Proteins encoded together in one Flavobacteriales bacterium window:
- a CDS encoding metal-dependent transcriptional regulator: MFSRSEEDHIKAIHGLLQDAGQAFTKDIADRLNTRASSVTDMLKKLAAKGLVKHAPYHGATLTAKGRRHALTLVRKHRLWETFLVQRLGFAWDEVHEVAEQLEHVSSEPLIERLDAYLGHPRFDPHGDPIPDRDGRMPERVTVHLSEAQVGLRHRLVAVKDGSDALLRLLDAKGLAIGRVFTLAARQEFDGSLQLTWRDGVCDLSAQVAAHLLTVPDHA; the protein is encoded by the coding sequence ATGTTCAGTCGAAGCGAAGAGGACCACATCAAGGCCATCCATGGCCTGCTGCAGGATGCCGGCCAGGCCTTCACCAAGGACATCGCCGATCGGCTCAACACGCGCGCCAGCAGTGTCACCGACATGCTGAAGAAGCTCGCTGCGAAGGGGCTGGTGAAGCACGCGCCCTACCACGGGGCCACGCTCACGGCGAAGGGCCGCCGGCATGCGTTGACGCTCGTGCGCAAGCACCGCCTGTGGGAGACCTTTCTGGTGCAACGCCTGGGCTTCGCGTGGGACGAGGTGCACGAAGTGGCCGAACAGCTGGAGCATGTGAGCAGCGAGCCGCTGATCGAACGGCTGGACGCCTACCTGGGCCATCCGCGGTTCGATCCGCACGGCGACCCCATCCCGGACCGCGACGGGCGGATGCCCGAGCGTGTCACCGTACACCTCTCCGAAGCGCAGGTGGGGCTTCGGCACCGCCTGGTGGCCGTGAAGGACGGCAGTGACGCACTGCTTCGCTTGCTCGATGCCAAAGGGCTTGCCATCGGCCGGGTCTTCACCCTGGCCGCCCGCCAGGAGTTCGACGGCAGCCTTCAACTCACGTGGCGCGACGGCGTCTGCGACCTCAGCGCGCAGGTGGCCGCGCACCTGCTCACCGTACCCGATCACGCATGA
- a CDS encoding DUF3473 domain-containing protein — protein MPARCVFSVDVEEWFHILDVPSTPPLAQWDGLESRVEPSFRRMLDLFAEKHVRTTLFILGWVAERHPQLVRDAAAQGHEIASHGYAHELVYKHDRRHFAEDVRRAKGVIEDAAGVKVRGYRAPGFSATKETPWFFEALAETGHAYDSSIWPGSRNHGGWPGALPVPHVVSTTQGGIVEFPISLDRLLGRDLYFFGGGYLRFFPYPLIRQRARAVLAEERPVVFYLHPREVDPHHPRLPMSAKRRFMSYVNLATTEPKMRRLFDDLPMTTFGELLDAGVAHLPRQVA, from the coding sequence ATGCCCGCGCGCTGTGTGTTCTCCGTCGACGTGGAGGAGTGGTTCCATATCCTCGATGTGCCCTCCACGCCGCCCCTGGCGCAGTGGGACGGCCTTGAGTCGCGGGTGGAGCCCTCGTTCCGCCGCATGCTCGACCTCTTCGCCGAGAAGCACGTGCGCACGACCCTCTTCATCCTGGGTTGGGTGGCCGAGCGCCATCCCCAGCTCGTGCGCGATGCCGCCGCCCAAGGCCACGAGATCGCCTCCCACGGCTATGCGCACGAGCTCGTGTACAAGCACGACCGCCGTCACTTCGCCGAGGACGTGCGCCGCGCCAAGGGCGTCATCGAGGACGCCGCTGGTGTGAAGGTCCGCGGCTACCGGGCGCCCGGTTTCAGCGCGACCAAGGAGACGCCGTGGTTCTTCGAGGCCCTCGCCGAGACCGGTCATGCCTACGATAGCAGCATCTGGCCGGGCAGCCGCAACCATGGGGGCTGGCCCGGCGCGCTTCCCGTGCCCCATGTGGTGTCCACCACGCAGGGCGGGATCGTGGAGTTCCCCATCAGCCTGGACCGCCTGCTGGGCCGCGACCTCTACTTCTTCGGCGGTGGCTACCTGCGCTTCTTCCCGTACCCGCTGATCCGCCAGCGCGCCAGGGCCGTGCTGGCCGAAGAGCGCCCCGTGGTCTTCTACCTGCATCCCCGCGAGGTGGATCCCCATCATCCACGGCTGCCCATGAGCGCCAAGCGCCGCTTCATGAGCTACGTGAACCTCGCCACCACCGAGCCCAAGATGCGCCGGCTGTTCGACGACCTGCCCATGACCACCTTCGGCGAACTGCTCGATGCGGGCGTGGCCCATCTTCCGCGACAGGTCGCATGA
- a CDS encoding TonB-dependent receptor, which translates to MPRSLLLPVSLLTVLGAQAQVMLRGAVTGPEGALPFAAVRAGEVGTAADADGRFLVGPLPPGPVRLRVEALGHQASERVLDVNISDTLDLGIVVLEASATALDELVVTGTLAPVSRDASPVPVEVISPTLFRKNPGPSLLDAVGMVNGVRPQLNCSVCNTGDIHINGMEGPYTLVLIDGMPIVSGLSTVYGLSGIPTSLIERVEVMKGPGSALYGSEALGGIINVITKDPVIAPRLSIDLMSTTWLEHNADVGFAFGKGKLRSLTGINGFLYDDPRDNNGDGFTDMTLQKRLSFFQKLALQRPQGRMAGLAVRLVGEDRWGGQMDWTPPFAGGDSVYGETIATRRWELIGRYQLPLQEQVTLQVSANGHRQDSWYGTTPYDAVQRVLFAQLVWRRRFGHRHDVLAGLAYRDTYYDDNTPATAAGEGPTARNQAERRPLPGVLVQDEWMVSPRSVVLLGYRLDHDRDHGLVHSPRAAYKLAPNGRFTLRVHGGTGYRVVNLFTEEHAALTGARRVAIEEDLRPERSWNATLNAVRKWPAEKRFFGLDASLFLTQFSNRILPDYDTDPDLIAYRNLHGYGIAQGASLNVEARIGRHFRANAGATWMDVYTVEGTMREDQFFTPAWQGTFALSQELPHRFTVDLTGQWYGPMRLPVQPNDFRPAYSPWYMLLNVQVNHRFNERFEVYGGVKNLLDFVPEDPLMRPFDPFDRTVDDPATNPHGHSFDASYMYAPMQGVRGFLGVRMTLE; encoded by the coding sequence ATGCCGCGGTCGCTCCTCCTTCCGGTGAGCCTTCTGACCGTGCTTGGCGCGCAGGCGCAGGTCATGCTACGCGGCGCGGTTACCGGTCCGGAGGGTGCGCTGCCTTTCGCGGCGGTGCGAGCGGGGGAGGTCGGAACGGCGGCTGATGCTGATGGCCGATTTCTGGTGGGGCCACTTCCGCCCGGTCCCGTCCGCCTGCGCGTCGAGGCCTTGGGCCATCAGGCGTCGGAGCGTGTGCTTGACGTGAACATCTCGGACACCCTTGATCTGGGGATCGTGGTGTTGGAGGCATCGGCCACCGCGCTGGACGAGTTGGTGGTGACCGGCACGCTGGCGCCGGTGTCGCGCGATGCCAGTCCGGTGCCGGTGGAGGTGATCTCGCCCACGCTCTTCCGCAAGAACCCAGGGCCGTCCCTGCTGGATGCCGTGGGCATGGTAAACGGCGTACGGCCCCAGCTCAATTGCAGCGTGTGCAACACCGGCGACATCCACATCAACGGCATGGAGGGACCGTACACCCTGGTGCTCATCGATGGCATGCCCATCGTCAGTGGCCTCAGCACCGTTTATGGGCTCAGCGGGATCCCAACCAGCCTCATTGAACGGGTGGAGGTGATGAAGGGCCCTGGAAGCGCACTCTACGGCAGCGAGGCCCTGGGAGGCATCATCAACGTGATCACCAAGGACCCGGTGATCGCCCCCCGGCTGAGCATCGACCTGATGAGCACCACCTGGCTCGAGCACAACGCCGATGTGGGCTTTGCATTCGGGAAAGGGAAGTTGCGCAGCCTCACGGGCATCAACGGGTTCCTGTACGACGACCCGCGCGACAACAACGGCGACGGGTTCACGGACATGACCCTGCAGAAACGGCTTTCCTTCTTCCAGAAGCTCGCCTTGCAACGGCCCCAGGGGCGGATGGCGGGTCTCGCCGTCCGGTTGGTGGGCGAGGACCGCTGGGGTGGTCAGATGGATTGGACGCCCCCGTTCGCAGGTGGGGACAGCGTCTACGGGGAGACGATCGCCACTCGCCGGTGGGAGCTGATCGGTCGCTATCAGCTCCCGCTCCAGGAGCAAGTGACCCTGCAGGTGTCGGCCAACGGTCACCGGCAGGACAGCTGGTATGGCACCACGCCTTACGATGCGGTGCAGCGCGTGCTCTTCGCACAGCTGGTCTGGCGCCGCCGCTTCGGTCACCGCCACGATGTGCTGGCCGGTCTGGCCTATCGCGATACGTATTACGACGACAACACGCCGGCCACGGCCGCAGGCGAAGGGCCTACAGCTCGGAACCAGGCCGAGCGAAGGCCCCTGCCAGGCGTCCTCGTGCAGGATGAGTGGATGGTATCGCCGCGCAGTGTGGTGCTTCTCGGCTATCGGCTGGACCATGATCGCGACCACGGTCTGGTGCACTCGCCACGGGCGGCGTACAAGCTCGCCCCGAACGGCCGCTTCACCCTGCGCGTGCATGGTGGCACAGGGTACCGCGTGGTGAACCTCTTCACCGAGGAGCACGCGGCCCTCACCGGTGCCCGTCGCGTGGCGATCGAGGAGGACCTGCGGCCTGAGCGCTCGTGGAACGCCACGCTCAATGCCGTGCGGAAATGGCCTGCGGAGAAGCGCTTCTTCGGGCTCGACGCGTCACTCTTTCTCACGCAGTTCAGCAACCGGATCCTGCCGGACTACGACACCGACCCGGACCTCATCGCGTACCGCAACCTCCACGGGTACGGCATCGCCCAAGGTGCCAGCCTGAATGTGGAGGCCCGCATCGGCCGTCACTTCCGGGCCAACGCCGGAGCCACCTGGATGGACGTGTACACCGTGGAAGGTACTATGCGCGAGGACCAGTTCTTCACTCCAGCATGGCAGGGCACCTTCGCGCTGAGCCAGGAGCTGCCGCACCGCTTCACGGTGGACCTCACCGGTCAGTGGTATGGCCCGATGCGGCTGCCCGTGCAGCCCAATGACTTCCGTCCGGCGTACTCCCCTTGGTATATGCTGCTCAATGTGCAGGTGAATCACCGCTTCAACGAGCGCTTCGAGGTGTACGGCGGGGTGAAGAACCTGCTCGACTTCGTGCCCGAAGACCCCTTGATGAGGCCCTTCGATCCGTTCGACCGTACGGTGGACGATCCCGCAACGAATCCGCATGGGCACAGCTTCGATGCGTCATACATGTACGCGCCAATGCAGGGTGTGCGGGGGTTTTTGGGTGTGCGGATGACGCTGGAGTGA
- a CDS encoding PQQ-like beta-propeller repeat protein, whose protein sequence is MVAGQLTWQRTYGGFGADEAVAVEATLDRGYVMLGSTGSFGNGGGDIYLVRVDSAGSLIWSTTYGGVGAEQGADLARTDDEGLLVVGTRYAGAAFGYDGFLVRTDPAGAPLWERTYGQEEWDLFHAAATVPGGWFVVGQTFSSGDGSGEAWILRIDEAGDTLWTRTFGAAGSEEATAVVGTADGGCTVVVNTALGGGQDVVLLRYASDGTLLWQTAWGGLAWDEGRSLTATTDGGYVVGGITEGVVPYRTMLLVKFNGAGDFLWNEVTFGQGSWEGHGVIELQNGDLCLAGSTDAFGAGGKDMYMWHTTATGAYIEGPTFGGLEQDEAFDVVAAIDGGYMLVGRTNSAGPGPQAVLAVKHFGAPLSGGFTETLDPLPISDPQPLSSGLCLHPNPARPGDAITVRMSGRTIGQWTGALLDQQGRTVALWPAVGADEPLALPLLAPGTYLLQLDLDDGGRTSTRLCILP, encoded by the coding sequence ATGGTGGCCGGTCAGCTCACCTGGCAACGCACTTACGGTGGTTTCGGGGCGGATGAGGCCGTGGCCGTTGAGGCCACCTTGGACAGAGGGTACGTCATGCTCGGCAGTACCGGCAGCTTCGGCAATGGCGGTGGTGACATCTATCTCGTCCGCGTGGACAGCGCTGGGTCCTTGATCTGGTCCACCACCTACGGAGGTGTTGGTGCCGAACAGGGTGCGGACCTGGCACGAACGGATGATGAAGGCCTCCTTGTCGTCGGGACCCGTTATGCCGGCGCCGCATTCGGATACGACGGTTTCCTGGTGCGCACGGACCCTGCTGGAGCCCCGCTGTGGGAAAGGACCTATGGCCAAGAGGAGTGGGACTTGTTCCATGCTGCCGCCACTGTGCCCGGTGGGTGGTTCGTGGTGGGTCAAACGTTCAGCTCGGGCGACGGGTCTGGAGAGGCGTGGATCCTTCGAATCGATGAGGCAGGTGATACCCTCTGGACACGGACGTTCGGAGCTGCGGGAAGCGAGGAAGCCACCGCTGTGGTGGGAACAGCGGATGGAGGCTGCACCGTGGTCGTCAACACCGCCTTGGGCGGTGGTCAGGATGTCGTCCTGCTGCGGTATGCTTCAGATGGAACGCTTCTTTGGCAAACAGCCTGGGGCGGATTGGCTTGGGATGAAGGCCGGTCCTTGACGGCCACCACCGATGGCGGATACGTCGTGGGCGGGATCACGGAAGGGGTCGTGCCCTATCGGACCATGCTTCTGGTCAAGTTCAATGGTGCAGGGGATTTCCTGTGGAATGAGGTCACCTTTGGTCAAGGCAGCTGGGAAGGACATGGGGTGATCGAACTTCAGAACGGTGACCTATGCCTTGCCGGGTCCACGGACGCTTTCGGGGCCGGTGGGAAGGACATGTACATGTGGCATACGACCGCCACAGGGGCATACATCGAGGGCCCGACCTTCGGCGGGTTGGAGCAGGATGAGGCATTCGACGTTGTGGCTGCCATCGATGGTGGTTATATGCTGGTAGGCCGAACGAACAGCGCTGGCCCTGGGCCGCAGGCGGTGTTGGCCGTGAAGCACTTCGGAGCTCCACTGAGCGGCGGATTCACCGAGACGCTCGACCCCCTTCCCATCAGCGACCCGCAGCCCCTCTCCTCCGGCCTATGCCTGCATCCCAATCCCGCCCGGCCTGGTGATGCCATCACCGTCCGCATGTCCGGACGCACCATCGGCCAGTGGACCGGCGCCCTGCTCGATCAGCAGGGACGGACGGTCGCCCTCTGGCCTGCTGTGGGAGCGGATGAACCCCTCGCGCTGCCCCTGCTCGCCCCCGGCACCTACCTGCTACAACTGGACCTGGACGATGGTGGCCGCACGTCCACCCGGCTCTGCATCCTTCCCTGA
- a CDS encoding quinone-dependent dihydroorotate dehydrogenase yields the protein MYALLRPLFFRFTPERAHHLTFTLLEFASKVPGALGLVGGAKPPVKAAVEVMGLRFPSPVGLAAGMDKDAKHVDALSALGFGFIEVGTLTPVAQPGNEQPRLFRLPADRALINRMGFNNGGVQAAVERLRDRKPGIIVGGNIGKNKATPNEQALDDYVKCFEALYPVVDYFVVNVSSPNTPGLRALQDKGPLLEILTRLHALNGQRAGSGPRKPILLKIAPDLTDAQLDDVVAVVKESGIAGVIATNTTISREGLRTPKGEVEVMGAGGVSGAPVRRRSTEVVRYLRDRLPRPIVIIGVGGIDSAEAAMEKLMAGADLVQVYTGLIYEGPALVKRINQAYARWKA from the coding sequence ATGTACGCGCTCCTCCGCCCGCTGTTCTTCCGGTTCACACCCGAGCGGGCCCATCACCTCACCTTCACCCTGTTGGAGTTCGCCTCCAAGGTACCCGGTGCGCTTGGGCTCGTGGGCGGCGCGAAACCTCCCGTAAAAGCGGCCGTCGAGGTCATGGGCCTTCGTTTCCCTTCACCCGTGGGCCTCGCCGCCGGCATGGACAAGGACGCCAAGCATGTGGACGCACTGAGCGCACTGGGCTTCGGCTTCATCGAGGTCGGCACCCTTACCCCGGTGGCCCAGCCGGGCAACGAGCAGCCCCGGCTGTTCCGCCTGCCCGCGGATCGTGCGCTCATCAACCGAATGGGTTTCAACAACGGCGGCGTGCAGGCCGCAGTGGAACGCCTGCGCGATCGTAAGCCCGGCATCATCGTCGGTGGCAACATTGGCAAGAACAAGGCGACACCCAATGAGCAGGCCCTGGACGACTATGTGAAGTGCTTCGAGGCGTTGTATCCCGTGGTGGACTACTTCGTGGTGAACGTGAGCAGCCCGAACACACCCGGCCTACGAGCCTTGCAGGATAAGGGGCCTTTGCTCGAGATCCTCACGCGGTTGCATGCGCTCAACGGGCAACGGGCGGGTAGCGGTCCGCGGAAACCGATCTTGCTGAAGATCGCACCGGACCTCACGGACGCCCAGTTGGACGACGTGGTCGCCGTGGTGAAGGAGAGCGGCATCGCCGGGGTGATCGCCACCAACACCACCATTTCCCGCGAAGGCCTGCGCACGCCGAAGGGCGAGGTGGAGGTCATGGGGGCGGGCGGCGTGAGCGGAGCTCCGGTGCGTCGGCGCAGTACCGAGGTGGTGCGCTACCTGCGCGACCGCCTGCCGCGCCCCATTGTCATCATCGGCGTGGGCGGCATCGATTCGGCGGAGGCGGCCATGGAGAAGCTGATGGCCGGCGCCGACCTGGTTCAAGTCTACACCGGCCTCATCTACGAAGGACCCGCGCTGGTCAAGCGCATCAACCAGGCCTACGCCCGATGGAAGGCGTGA
- a CDS encoding glycosyltransferase family 39 protein, producing MMRLVADLRQAVVTWSARQPGLHVGRTGGLIVLVVVLALQAWTYGYHEILFKRPQGYHAWRQSDCLSMTWHYMHDDLPFWEGKMHYLGPDGSGRALSELPILPYIIGKVWRTTGQQEWLYRAFVMLLSFSGLICLFLTAFTLLKDGILAAWVSAFLFTSPMVAYYANNFLPNAAALGFVLIGWHATASGIHKADRARLVLAIALFTVAGLLKATAALSLLILLAILLISFMPWRRILLGPWRPSERVVPLIAGLAAVGVIAAWYTYARSYNSGQTQGIFLIGVLPYWRIHTDELDAVRQGLGDHLRRDYLRPDLYLALLTVSAPALFLPKHIPRALWTTFALLCAGILCIGVLFFGALRDHDYYSLDQVILFPAALLLGLLALVRSRSRIIHAWPFQLLLLAVLVHGTDFARRRMKDRYSTWMNHEYLTQHEPLGRMHEAFRSMGLDESARVISMPDISFNRSLYLMERSGWTDFEALSDHPQLLREKVRQGARYLVTTNDSVLLKPGLGPFLEAPIGGFENVCVFALTGQE from the coding sequence ATGATGCGGCTGGTCGCCGATCTCCGCCAAGCCGTTGTCACCTGGTCGGCCCGTCAGCCTGGGCTGCATGTCGGGCGTACGGGTGGTCTGATCGTGTTGGTCGTCGTTCTGGCGCTTCAAGCCTGGACCTATGGCTATCACGAGATCCTCTTCAAACGGCCGCAGGGGTACCACGCATGGAGGCAAAGCGACTGCCTCTCCATGACGTGGCACTATATGCACGACGATCTGCCCTTTTGGGAAGGGAAGATGCACTACCTCGGACCGGACGGCTCCGGGAGGGCCTTAAGCGAACTGCCCATCCTCCCCTACATCATCGGTAAGGTGTGGAGGACCACAGGTCAACAGGAGTGGCTGTACCGGGCGTTCGTCATGTTGCTCTCCTTCTCCGGGTTGATCTGCTTGTTCCTCACGGCCTTCACCCTGCTGAAGGACGGGATCCTCGCCGCATGGGTGTCCGCGTTCCTGTTCACCTCTCCGATGGTGGCCTACTACGCGAACAACTTCCTGCCCAACGCCGCGGCGCTCGGCTTCGTCCTTATAGGCTGGCATGCAACGGCCTCGGGGATCCACAAGGCGGATCGCGCACGGCTTGTCCTCGCGATAGCGCTCTTCACCGTGGCGGGCTTGCTCAAGGCCACAGCGGCGTTGAGCCTCTTGATCCTGCTCGCGATCCTGCTCATTTCCTTCATGCCGTGGCGAAGGATCCTCCTCGGGCCTTGGAGACCGTCCGAACGGGTCGTGCCGTTGATCGCCGGTCTGGCGGCCGTGGGCGTGATCGCCGCATGGTACACGTACGCCCGCTCGTACAACTCGGGACAGACACAAGGCATTTTCCTCATCGGGGTGCTGCCTTACTGGCGGATCCACACGGATGAGCTCGACGCCGTTCGTCAAGGCCTCGGTGATCACCTCCGTCGCGATTACCTGCGCCCTGACCTCTATCTCGCACTGCTCACCGTTTCCGCACCGGCCTTGTTCCTTCCGAAACACATCCCACGGGCGCTTTGGACGACGTTCGCTCTGTTGTGCGCCGGTATCCTGTGCATCGGCGTCCTGTTCTTCGGCGCGCTCAGAGACCATGATTATTACAGTCTCGATCAGGTGATCCTCTTCCCCGCCGCTCTTCTGCTCGGCTTGCTGGCTCTCGTCCGCAGCCGCTCGCGGATCATCCACGCCTGGCCTTTCCAGTTGCTCCTGCTGGCAGTGCTGGTGCATGGCACCGATTTCGCCCGACGCAGGATGAAGGACCGGTATTCCACGTGGATGAACCATGAGTACCTCACGCAGCACGAACCGCTGGGCAGGATGCATGAAGCCTTTAGAAGCATGGGGCTCGATGAAAGCGCCCGTGTGATCTCCATGCCGGACATCAGCTTCAATAGGAGCCTTTACCTGATGGAGCGCTCCGGGTGGACGGATTTCGAAGCCTTGAGCGATCACCCCCAACTCCTCCGTGAGAAGGTCCGACAAGGCGCGCGCTATTTGGTGACCACCAACGACAGTGTATTGCTCAAACCCGGTCTGGGACCATTCCTCGAAGCTCCGATCGGTGGGTTCGAGAATGTGTGCGTCTTCGCGCTCACCGGACAGGAATAA
- a CDS encoding metallophosphoesterase, whose product MTSRGLLGFVVFMVVLVLIDLYAYKGINTAMNGWTQGGRRVVRLIYWAVSIGMLALMVWVAVSIQDLRSTRNHSFMFSLAALFMLFFLPKVVIILFHGVEDLIEGGRWLFDKLTPGDPVSAGEPITRLKFLSQVGLALSAIPFAGVLYGITHGRRNFRIERVHLSAPNLPAAFDGLRIVQISDLHLGSFPSGTDIVRKGVDLINKERPDLILFTGDMVNDFADEAEAWVDTLKDLRARIGKFSILGNHDYSDYARWDSQEAKRANLERLKKHHAAMGFRLMLDENTRIERDDEAITLLGVQNWGRRFQQYGDLSRTMQGHDPATFRILMSHDPTHWEEQVLGTGIDLTLSGHTHGAQFGITIAGQTYSPAQWVYKRWAGLYTEGAQHLYVNRGFGFIGFPGRVGMPPEITVIELRREGEAPRA is encoded by the coding sequence ATGACCTCCCGAGGACTACTGGGTTTCGTTGTGTTCATGGTCGTGCTGGTCCTGATCGACCTGTACGCCTACAAAGGCATCAATACGGCGATGAACGGCTGGACCCAGGGAGGACGGCGCGTCGTGCGGTTGATCTACTGGGCGGTGTCCATCGGCATGCTGGCCTTGATGGTCTGGGTAGCGGTGAGCATCCAGGACCTGCGCAGCACGCGGAACCACTCGTTCATGTTCTCGCTCGCCGCCCTGTTCATGCTGTTCTTCCTGCCCAAGGTGGTGATCATCCTCTTCCACGGGGTGGAGGATCTCATCGAGGGCGGTCGCTGGCTCTTCGACAAGCTCACCCCGGGCGATCCGGTCTCCGCGGGCGAGCCGATCACACGGCTGAAGTTCCTGTCCCAAGTCGGCCTTGCGCTGTCGGCCATCCCCTTCGCCGGTGTGCTGTACGGCATCACCCACGGACGGCGGAATTTCCGCATCGAACGCGTCCACCTGAGCGCACCGAACCTGCCTGCAGCCTTCGATGGGCTCCGCATCGTGCAGATCAGCGATCTGCATCTGGGCAGCTTTCCGAGCGGCACGGACATCGTGCGCAAAGGCGTGGACCTGATCAACAAGGAGCGCCCCGACCTGATCCTCTTCACCGGTGACATGGTGAACGACTTCGCGGACGAGGCCGAGGCCTGGGTGGATACGCTGAAGGACCTGCGTGCGCGGATCGGCAAGTTCTCCATCCTGGGCAACCACGATTATTCCGACTATGCCCGCTGGGATTCGCAGGAGGCCAAGCGCGCCAACCTTGAGCGCCTGAAGAAGCACCACGCCGCCATGGGCTTCCGCCTGATGCTTGATGAGAACACCCGGATCGAGCGCGACGATGAGGCCATCACGCTCCTTGGTGTACAGAATTGGGGCCGACGGTTCCAGCAGTACGGCGACCTGTCGCGCACGATGCAGGGCCATGACCCCGCGACGTTCCGCATCCTGATGAGCCACGACCCCACGCATTGGGAGGAACAGGTGTTGGGAACCGGCATCGACCTCACCCTGAGCGGGCATACCCACGGGGCTCAGTTCGGCATCACCATCGCCGGGCAGACCTACAGTCCCGCTCAATGGGTGTACAAGCGGTGGGCGGGCCTGTACACCGAGGGTGCACAGCACCTGTACGTGAACCGGGGCTTCGGCTTCATCGGCTTTCCGGGCCGCGTGGGCATGCCACCCGAGATCACCGTGATCGAGCTGCGGCGTGAGGGTGAAGCTCCACGTGCATGA
- a CDS encoding ZIP family metal transporter — translation MNHIISFFEGIDPVWGALLATTFTWMVTAAGAAVVFLFKELSRKWLDGMLGFTGGVMVAASFWSLLAPSIDMSARMGFPEWLPPAVGFAAGALFLFALDKYVPHLHINFDPSLKEGPDTRLRRSTLLILAITLHNIPEGLAVGVLFGGVAAGIPEATIAGAVTLAIGIGLQNFPEGIAVSMPLRRLGVSRARSFFYGQLSAIVEPVAGVVGAMAVLWMQPILPFALAFAAGAMIYVVVEEVIPETQQDRHTDIATLGFIGGFIVMMVLDVALG, via the coding sequence ATGAACCACATCATCTCCTTCTTCGAAGGCATCGACCCCGTCTGGGGCGCGCTGCTGGCCACCACCTTCACCTGGATGGTCACCGCTGCCGGAGCCGCGGTGGTCTTCCTGTTCAAGGAGCTCTCGCGCAAGTGGCTGGACGGCATGTTGGGCTTCACCGGCGGGGTGATGGTGGCCGCCAGCTTCTGGAGCCTTCTGGCGCCCAGCATCGACATGAGCGCGCGCATGGGCTTCCCCGAGTGGCTGCCCCCGGCGGTGGGCTTCGCGGCGGGTGCCCTCTTCCTGTTCGCCTTGGATAAATACGTGCCGCACCTGCACATCAACTTCGACCCCAGCCTGAAGGAAGGACCGGACACGCGGTTACGCCGCAGCACCCTGCTCATCCTGGCGATCACCCTGCACAACATCCCCGAAGGCCTCGCTGTGGGCGTGCTGTTCGGCGGGGTGGCGGCCGGGATCCCGGAGGCCACCATCGCCGGCGCGGTCACCCTGGCCATCGGCATCGGGCTGCAGAACTTCCCCGAGGGCATCGCGGTGAGCATGCCCCTTCGCCGGCTGGGTGTGAGCCGGGCCCGAAGCTTCTTCTACGGTCAGCTCAGCGCCATCGTGGAACCCGTCGCCGGGGTGGTGGGCGCGATGGCGGTGCTGTGGATGCAGCCCATCCTGCCCTTCGCCCTGGCCTTCGCGGCCGGCGCCATGATCTACGTGGTGGTGGAGGAGGTGATCCCCGAGACGCAGCAGGACAGGCACACCGACATCGCCACCCTCGGCTTCATCGGAGGCTTCATCGTGATGATGGTGCTGGACGTGGCCCTGGGCTGA
- a CDS encoding hydroxymethylglutaryl-CoA lyase — protein MEGVKLVECPRDAMQGIGPFIPTDVKVAYLNTLLKVGFDSIDIGSFVSPRAIPQLADTPEVLARIDRIGSRSKLLVIVANERGAEEAVKQECVTYLGYPFSISETFQQRNTNTNIEGAWGRIARIAELARNAGKELVVYISMAFGNPYGDPWNADVALHWTDRLVKELGVRIIALSDTVGVARPEDIASMFAALIPAMPEVEFGAHLHCSPDNWRSKTQAAWDAGCRRFDGAIKGYGGCPMAEDELVGNLQMELFVRHLEERGIRTGLDLAQLDRAVQQAVGVFP, from the coding sequence ATGGAAGGCGTGAAGCTCGTCGAATGTCCGCGCGATGCCATGCAGGGCATCGGCCCCTTCATTCCCACCGACGTGAAGGTGGCCTACCTGAACACGCTGCTGAAGGTGGGATTCGACAGCATCGACATCGGCAGCTTCGTGAGCCCCAGGGCCATACCGCAGCTGGCCGACACCCCCGAGGTGCTGGCCCGCATCGACCGCATCGGCTCGCGCAGCAAGCTGCTGGTGATCGTGGCCAACGAACGTGGTGCCGAGGAGGCGGTGAAGCAGGAGTGCGTGACCTATCTGGGTTATCCCTTCAGCATCAGCGAGACCTTTCAGCAGCGGAACACCAACACCAACATCGAAGGCGCGTGGGGCCGCATCGCTCGGATCGCAGAGCTCGCGCGCAACGCCGGAAAGGAACTGGTGGTGTATATCAGCATGGCCTTCGGCAACCCGTATGGCGATCCCTGGAACGCGGATGTGGCCCTGCACTGGACCGACCGACTGGTGAAGGAACTTGGTGTGCGCATCATCGCCTTGAGCGATACGGTCGGTGTGGCTCGACCCGAGGACATCGCGTCCATGTTCGCCGCGCTCATCCCTGCGATGCCCGAGGTGGAGTTCGGTGCGCACCTGCATTGCAGCCCCGACAACTGGCGGAGCAAGACACAAGCTGCCTGGGACGCCGGATGCCGGCGCTTCGACGGGGCCATTAAAGGCTATGGCGGTTGTCCCATGGCCGAGGATGAGCTGGTGGGCAACCTGCAGATGGAACTCTTCGTGCGCCACCTCGAGGAGCGTGGCATCCGCACGGGCCTCGACCTGGCGCAGCTGGACCGAGCTGTGCAGCAGGCGGTGGGGGTGTTCCCGTAA